A stretch of Deltaproteobacteria bacterium DNA encodes these proteins:
- a CDS encoding cysteine desulfurase: MGSPAPRLDVEAIRRDFPILARQVHGKPLVYLDNAASTQKPHLVLEATNTFLETEYANVHRGVHWLSEQSTWKYEHARGRVARFINAPNPTDVVFVKGTTDAVNLVASSFGAAFIREGDEILITHMEHHSNIVPWQLLCERTGAKLVVAPIDDRGELIWPEFEKRITKRTKIVSVVHVSNALGTVNPVRDIVHAAHSRGVPVFIDGAQAIMHMKVDVQDLECDFYAFSAHKLYGPTGLGALYGKKEWWEKLPPYQGGGDMILNVTFEKTTYAKAPFRFEAGTPHIAGAVGLSAAIDYVENLGWDAIEPYERDLLDYATERIGEIDRVRIIGTAREKAGVISFVMDGVHPHDIGTILDREGIAVRVGHHCAQPVMERFGVPATARASFAFYNTRAEIDRLVEGIVRIREVFG, encoded by the coding sequence ATGGGCTCGCCCGCGCCCAGGCTCGATGTCGAGGCGATTCGCCGCGATTTTCCGATCCTCGCGCGACAGGTGCATGGAAAGCCGCTCGTTTATCTCGACAACGCCGCCAGCACGCAAAAGCCCCACTTGGTTCTCGAGGCGACAAACACTTTTCTCGAAACGGAATACGCCAACGTGCACCGGGGCGTGCACTGGCTCTCCGAGCAGTCTACGTGGAAATACGAACACGCGCGCGGACGCGTGGCGCGGTTTATCAACGCACCGAACCCCACCGATGTGGTGTTCGTGAAGGGCACGACCGACGCGGTGAATCTCGTCGCGTCGTCGTTCGGCGCGGCGTTCATCCGCGAGGGCGATGAGATTCTCATCACGCACATGGAGCACCACAGCAACATCGTGCCGTGGCAGCTTCTGTGCGAGCGGACCGGCGCGAAACTCGTTGTCGCGCCCATCGACGACCGGGGCGAGTTGATCTGGCCGGAGTTCGAAAAGCGGATCACCAAGCGCACGAAGATCGTTTCGGTGGTTCATGTTTCCAACGCCCTCGGAACCGTGAACCCCGTGCGCGACATCGTGCACGCGGCGCATTCGCGCGGCGTTCCCGTCTTCATCGACGGCGCGCAGGCGATCATGCACATGAAGGTGGACGTGCAGGATCTCGAATGCGACTTCTACGCGTTCTCGGCGCACAAGCTCTACGGGCCGACGGGCCTTGGCGCGCTGTACGGAAAAAAGGAGTGGTGGGAGAAACTGCCGCCATATCAGGGCGGCGGCGACATGATCCTGAACGTCACCTTCGAAAAGACGACCTACGCCAAGGCGCCGTTCCGGTTCGAAGCGGGGACGCCGCACATCGCCGGCGCGGTGGGGCTTTCCGCCGCGATCGATTACGTGGAAAATCTCGGATGGGACGCGATCGAGCCCTACGAGCGAGACCTGCTCGACTACGCAACGGAGCGGATCGGCGAGATCGACCGCGTGCGCATCATCGGCACGGCGCGCGAGAAGGCGGGCGTGATTTCCTTCGTGATGGACGGCGTGCATCCGCACGACATCGGCACCATCCTCGATCGCGAGGGCATCGCGGTGCGCGTGGGGCATCACTGTGCGCAGCCGGTCATGGAGCGATTCGGCGTTCCCGCGACGGCGCGGGCGTCGTTCGCATTTTACAATACCCGCGCCGAGATCGACCGGCTGGTCGAGGGAATCGTGCGCATACGCGAGGTTTTCGGCTGA